The Mixophyes fleayi isolate aMixFle1 chromosome 1, aMixFle1.hap1, whole genome shotgun sequence genome includes a region encoding these proteins:
- the LOC142139527 gene encoding cytochrome P450 3A29-like isoform X2: MDPVIIKSILVKECYSTFTNRRNFGLNGPLNSAVSIAEDDQWKRIRTVLSPTFTSGKLKQMFPIILNYGQLLVKNVLKKVGNKEFINMKDTFGSYSMDIVLSTSFSVNVDSLNNPNDPFVTNGKKLFTFSFLNPLFLTTLLCPFLIPLLGKLNFCFLPVSVLKFFQDAIERIKKSRQKGIHTDRVDFLQLMVDSQAKDNNAPSGEESHDYKVLTDTEIMAQGLIFILAGYETTSTTLMFLSYHLATHPDVQTKLQEEIDTILPNKAPPTYDALMQMEYLDMVISENLRLYPAAGRIERVCKKTTEINGVTIPAGVVTVIPAFVLHRDPDIWPDPEEFRPERFSKENREEQDQYTFLPFGAGPRNCIGMRFALINMKSAITLLLQNFSLRPCKDTPIPLEIDTKGFLKTTKPVILNLVPREDHKIVH; the protein is encoded by the exons ATGGATCCAGTAATCATTAAATCCATTCTAGTTAAAGAATGCTACAGCACATTCACAAACAGAAGG AATTTTGGTCTAAACGGACCCCTAAACTCTGCAGTGTCAATTGCGGAGGATGACCAGTGGAAGAGGATACGAACAGTGCTGTCACCTACATTCACCAGTGGTAAACTAAAGCAG ATGTTCCCAATAATACTAAATTACGGACAACTTTTAGTGAAGAATGTTTTGAAGAAAGTGGGTAACAAAGAGTTTATAAACATGAAGGA CACCTTTGGAAGCTACAGTATGGACATTGTTCTCAGCACATCATTCAGTGTGAATGTGGATTCACTGAACAATCCCAACGATCCATTTGTAACTAATGGAAAAAAGCTTTTCACCTTCTCCTTTTTAAACCCTCTGTTCTTAACAACAC TCCTGTGTCCGTTCCTTATTCCTCTCCTGGGGAAACTGAATTTCTGTTTTCTTCCTGTGAGTGTTCTCAAATTTTTCCAGGATGCCATAGAACGCATTAAGAAAAGCAGGCAGAAAGGAATACACACA GACCGGGTAGATTTCCTACAACTTATGGTGGATTCTCAAGCCAAAGACAACAATGCACCATCGGGGGAGGAGAGTCATGACTATAAAG TACTGACAGACACTGAGATTATGGCTCAGGGACTTATCTTCATCTTGGCTGGCTATGAGACAACCAGTACTACACTTATGTTCCTGTCTTACCATTTGGCTACTCACCCTGATGTCCAAACTAAACTTCAGGAGGAGATAGACACCATCCTCCCAAACAAA GCTCCTCCAACATACGATGCTCTTATGCAGATGGAATATCTTGATATGGTGATTTCTGAAAACCTGCGACTGTACCCTGCAGCTGGGAGAATTGAACGCGTCTGTAAGAAAACAACTGAGATAAATGGAGTGACCATACCAGCAGGTGTTGTTACAGTGATTCCAGCATTTGTGTTGCACCGTGACCCTGACATCTGGCCTGACCCAGAGGAGTTCAGACCTGAAAG GTTCAGTAAGGAGAATAGAGAAGAACAAGACCAATATACATTCCTTCCTTTTGGAGCTGGACCACGTAACTGCATAGGGATGAGATTTGCGTTGATCAACATGAAATCAGCCATCACCCTACTGCTGCAGAACTTCTCTCTCCGACCTTGCAAAGACACTCCA atcCCTTTGGAAATTGACACAAAAGGATTCCTAAAGACAACAAAACCTGTTATTCTCAATCTAGTGCCTAGAGAAGACCACAAGATAGTTCACTAG